The DNA window CTCGCCATCGGGCCCCCCTTGCCGCTCATCTTCGTCTCTTGAAACTGATGCATGGCGTCCTGCACCGATGAACTCTGGAATACAAAAAATGTAATCAGAATAATCACTGTGGAAAAAACGAAGAAACCGACAATCGTCTTCTTCGCGCGTGCTTCGCGGTAGGTTTCTTCAATGATCGCAAGAAATTGTTGCATAGGGATATTACGCTTGGGCCCGTTGGACGTCAGAATTACCGATCAGTTGGATGAACATATCTTCCAGAGATGTACGCTTTGCATGGATATCGCGGATGAGGATACCATGAGCTCGTAGCGCGTCGATTGCGGCATTCAGCTCTTCGATCGAAGAACATTCGATTGTAATATGACCATCGGGCGCCGATCCTCCGACAGGGTGCAAGAGAGGAATCGCCTCTTCGTACTGTTCGGCAGTCACAGAGATGTCGTACGTATCCTTCTTTGAAGTGAGCGCATCCACCGTTCCTTCCGCAACGACTTTTCCTTGCCGAAGGATCGCGACGCGATCCGAAACCTGTTCCACTTCGCTCAGGAGGTGAGAATTCAAGAACACCGTTTTCCCGCGCTGCTTCAGATGAATCAGTACGTCGCGAATCTCTTTTCGCCCGACGGGATCGACGCCATCAGTCGGTTCGTCAAGCACGATCAGATCGGGATCATTGATAAGTGCTTGTGCAAGTCCGAGCCGCTGCATCATGCCCTTGGAGTATTTTCGAACCTTCATGTCCCGCCAATCGCTCATCCCGACAAGCGAGAGGGTTTCGTTGATTCTGGTTTCAAGAATGCTGCGGGGCACCATCGAGAGTTTACCGAAATATCGAAGCACCTGCTCTCCCGTTAAATGCAACGGGTATCGATGACTCTCCGGCAGATACCCAATGCGTGCTTTGGCTTGTATGGAGCCGAACGGATGGCCGAGCACATAGCCGGAGCCGGCGGTAGGGAAGACAATCCCGAGCATACATTTGATGAAGGTCGTCTTTCCGGCGCCATTCGGACCGAGGAGCGAATAAATCTCGCCCGGTTGGACTGAAATCGAGATGCCTTGCAACGCTGGTACGGCCTTTGCGCCTCCACCGAAACGTTTTGTAATACTATCGGTTGTAAGAACGTATTCCATGAACGATGGATCGTGATGATTGTGCGTGTAAATATACCATAGATTCGAGCGGATGTTACGAAGGCATGAAGGAAAGGTGGCAGTGATTACCGGGGCGGCAATCGGCAATGGTCGGGCAATGGCCTCGCGATTGGCACGCGAAGGAGCGCAGGTGGTGGTTGCGGATGTGGACGATGCGACAGAGACGTTGAATGAAGTTTCCGCTCAAGGGAATGTCCTTGAACCGTACTATTCACAAACGGACATCACGAATCCGGCCTCGGTCTCGGCACTCGTCGATTCGATCCGTGTGAAGTTCGGCAGGCTCGATATCCTTGTGAACAATGCAGGTGTGTATGAAGAGGAGCCGTTCGAACTGCTGACGTACGAACGCTGGGCGAATATGTTGAATGTGAATCTTAACGGACTCTTTCTGATGTGCAAGGCAGCATTGCCGCTGATGAAGGAACGTCATTTCGGTCGCATCGTCAACCTCTCGAGCAATACGGTGTGGCTTGGTACACCGTACCTGACCCACTATATCGCAAGCAAGATGGGCATTATCGGTTTCACTCGCGCGCTTGCCGGCGAGGTCGGACACTTTGGCGTAACTGTCAATGCCATTACGGTCGGGCTGACCGCGACACAGCGTCCGGCGGATTCCAAACTCGGGAAATCCTCGATGCTCGAGTTCGTTTTGCCGCAGCAGGCCATCGGACAAACCGAGACTCCGGATGACATTGCCAGCGTTGTTTCATTTCTGGCTTCCGACGATTCTGCGATCATCACCGGACAGACAATTAACGTCGATGGCGGTGCCGCGCGGCACTAAGAGGGAACTCTCCAACTTCATTTTCTCTTTTCTGTGTGCTTTTCAAACAAGAAACGGCGCCGTAGCCAAGTGGTAAGGCAGAGCTCTGCAAAAGCTCCATTCATCAGTTCGAATCTGATCGGCGCCTCTCTTCATTGCTCCCCGGTAGTACGCTATACCACTCGCTTGAGATATTCTGTTCTAATCTCGCTACTGATTCTGGGTATCAATACGTCGTTCGCCCAGACGACTCGCCATGACGATCAAGCCCCGAAGCGTAAGAAAATAAATCTCGGACGATTAATCAACGGCAGGTATTCGGAGCTCGCTCCGATTATCGCTCCGAACGGACGCTACCTGTTCTTTACGATGGGCAAAGAACACCCGATGAATATCGGCGACGATCATTTGCAGGACTGCTACGTCTCGAAACTTCTTCCCAATGGACAGTGGTCGGTCCCCAAGAATCTCGGATTTCCGATCAACTCCAGCGGTAACGATGCCATCTCCGGCGTCTCGCCCGACGGCCGAACCCTCTTCATCAAGAACTTCGCATACAATCCGACGAGCGGGCTCTGTTTTGCAAAGATCGATTCGGTCGGGCATTGGCATATTAACCCGATCACCATCGAACATTATTCAAACAGCAGCCATCTTTCGTCTCAATGTATCAGCGTCAATGGCGATTACATCATCGTTTCCATCGAACGCGAGGATGGGTTCGGCACACTCGATCTCTATGTCTGTAAGGTCAAAGACAGAAACAAGAATCTCTATGGTGAGCCTCAGAATCTGGGACCTGTGATCAATACACCGGCAGATGAGTTTGCTCCATTCCTGGCGGCAGACGGGAAGACCCTGTATTTTTCCTCCAGAGGTCGAGGCGGCTACGGCGAGGCCGACGTGTATATTACAAAACGTCTTGACGATTCGTGGGTGAACTGGAGTGCCCCCAAGAACATGGGGCCGGATATCAACACCGATGGGATGGACGCATATTACAGTGTCCCTGCCTCGGGAGATCTGGCATACTTCTCTTCGATGAACGGGGCGAATCAGTTGGATCTCTATAAGATATCGTTGCTCGATGACGAGCGACCTGACCCCGTGATGCTACTTCAAGGGAAAGTGATGAATCGGGCTGGGGATGTGATCCACGCATTGGTGGTCGCGACCGATATGATGCAAAATATGGAGGTAGCATCGTCAGAGAGCTCGGAGGGGTTAGGAGAATTCTCGTTGATCCTGCCTGCGGGCCGATTATATCGGCTTTCTGTCTCGGCACCGGGCTATCTGCCGTATAGCATGCAAATGGACGAAACGAATGCCGAACAATTCTCCGACACATCGATTACGGTACTGCTTGATAGCATCGGGGTCGGTAGTGTCGCCACGATAGAAGACATTTTCTTCGATTTCAACATGGCGACGCTCCGTCCGGAATCGAATTATTCACTGGACGCGCTCGCAGAATTGCTTCTAAGAAATGCGAAATGGACCGTTCGGATCGAAGGCTACACCGACAGCGTTGGCACTGTCGAATCGAACAAAAAGCTCTCGTTCCTTCGAGCACAGGCTGTTTCCCAGTACCTCATTAATAAGGGCATTAAGGAGCGCCGGTTGTCTGTTGAAGGGTTTGGTCCTGACGATCCGGTAGCCGATAACTCGACCGAAGAGGGAAGAAGAAAGAATCGGCGCGTACAATTCAGAATCATGAAGATCGAAAGCGAGGGGGAATAATACTCACAGATGGCAACGAAACTCATTGATACGATACGTCCGGTAGCAGAATCTGCAGCCGCGGAACGTGGCTTGTATGTTCTTCATTGTATCGTCAGAGGGACTGACTCGCGGCCGGTGATCGAGATAACCATCGATGGGGATCGTCTTGTGGGGGTCGAAGACTGCGAAATAGTAAGTAAGGCGTTGCAATCATTTGCCGACGAACAACTCGGTCAGAATGTCAATTACCGACTTGATGTATTGTCCCCAGGCATTGACGAACCAATCATTTACGATTATCAACTTAAGAGAAGTATCGGACGAATTCTTCGAATAAGTTATACAGATGACCTGAGTATTCGTGAGGTAACCGGCAGGCTTGTCGCGTTTAATGAAAGCGAGCTTACTATCGAACAAGAGAAGCTCACTTCAAAGGGTCAATCCCCGAAGAAACTGGGTGCCCTTACAGTACCCCGGGAGTCCATCACGAGTGTCCGACAGATCGCCATGATCCGGTAAATTCTCGAAATTGGTGAATTTTACGGCAAAAACCTCTGTTAGATAGTTTCTCAAAAGCTGTGTTATTAAAGTGTTGCAGACTTTGGGCGCCAAAGTCTGTTTCTGTTTCTACGGTGCTATTATGAATCCACAAATTGTAGAATCCTTCGCGGAAATGGTCCGCGAGAAGGGCATTGACCGCGACATCCTCATGTCTGTCATCGAGGAGACGTTCGCTATGATGGTGCGCAAGAAATATGGCCAAGAGGCCAAGTTCGACATCGTCATGAACATGGATAAAGGCGACATCGAGATCTATCTCGAGAAGCAAGTCGTCGATGTGGTCGAAGACCCGACAACGCAAATATCTGCGGAGGATGCTCGTCTGAAATCCGGTGAAGATCTGGAAGCCGGCGACGAATATGTGGAGATCATCCGCACGACGAAAGACTTCGGTCGCCGCTTGATCATTACCGCGAAGCAGAACCTGAATCAGAAGATCAGGGAGATCGAGAAAGACAACCTCTTTAACGAATACAGCTCGCTCGTCGGCGATATCATTGTCGGCGAAGTGTATCAGCAGCGACGTGGCGATCTCTTTATCCTACACGAGCGCCGCGAGCTATTGCTTCCGGCGAGCGAACAGATCTCGCGTGAACGCTGGCGTAAGGGCGATACCATTCGCGCACTCGTGAAGGAAGTACGTCGGAATTCGGTAAACTCGACGCCGGTCGTCATTCTTTCGCGCACCGATAATCGCTTCCTCGCAAAATTGATGGAGATCGAAGTACCCGAAATCTTCGACGGGTTTATTACGATCAAAGCAATTGCCCGCGAACCAGGCGAACGTGCGAAAGTTGCCGTCGAATCGAACGACGATCGTATCGATCCGGTGGGCGCTTGCGTGGGTATGAAGGGCGTGCGTATTCACTCGATTGTGCGTGAACTCGCAAACGAAAGCATCGATGTGATCCCGTGGGCAGAGGATCCGGCGATGTTCCTCGCTCGTGCGCTCTCGCCTGCAAAGTTGATCTCCGTCGACCTCGACGAAGAACATCACACCGCGACGGCCCTGGTCTCCGACGATCAGGTTTCGCTTGCGATCGGCAAACAAGGACAGAATGTGCGGTTGGCATCCCGCCTAACGGGGTACCAGATCAACCTTGTCAAGGAAGCTCGTGATGAGGAAGATATCGAGTTGATCGAGTTCCGCGACGAACTCGGCCTCGACCTGTACACCGAGTTGATCAAGGCACGTATCGATACGGCTCGTGAATTCCTCGATACGCCGGAAGAAGTGTTGCTCAAGATTAACGGGCTGACGCCTGAGCGAATCGTTCAGGTACGTGGCATCCTCTCGGCAGAACTGCAACAGGCAGATCAAGAACTCGAGAGTATGGCCGAAAAAGCCGGATTTAAGCTCACGACCATGCGCGCCGATGGCGGCGACGCAGATGCCAAGGCCGAGTAAGCGATATGAACTCGGTCGAAATGCAGTTCGAGAACAAATACATTCAGATACGCTCTAACGTATGGCGGTTGAACCGACAGAGAAAGCGAAAAAACAAACAGTCCGTACCCTTGCGACGGAACTCAATATCAGCCATGATACACTGATCGAGTTTCTGCAAAGCAAGGGCTTTACCGGCATCAAGACCATCATGTCGAAGATCGACGAAGATGCTCTTGAGGTGGTGATGAAGCAGTACGGCAAAGAAAAAGACGTTGCCGAAAAACGTCAAAAGAAGGTCGCCGCATTCAAAGAGAAACGGTCAAAGACAAAAGAGGGCGAACCCGAAGCCCCGAAGTCGGCAGAACAGCCGGTTGCAAAAGAGGTCGTTGCGCCCACTCCCGAACCGGAGGAAATCACGCCACAGCCTGAGGTGGTCGAAGTTGCTCCCGCTGAAGCGCCGGTGCTCGAAGAACCCGTGCCCGAGGTTATTCAAGAAGCACCTGTTGTCGAAGAGATTGTCGCTGTAGAACCCGAAGAAGCTGCTCCTGCGGAGGACGCGACCGTCGAAAGCGGAGTTGACGACGGGACGATGGAAGAGGTCGAAGGACCCGACGGAAAGCGGAAGCGCCGGAAAAAGAAAACGACCACACTCTTGATGTCCGCCGGCACCGCGGACACCACGACCATGCCGGGCCTCAAGATCAAAGGCAAGATCGATCTCGACGCTCTCAAGCCGCAAAAGAAGGAAACGCCGAAGCCGCCCGAACTGCGCAAAGCCGGCGAACCGAAGAAGCTGAAATTGAAAACCGGCGATGCCGCCAAACGTGGCAAGGCCGAGTTCGAAGATGCAGAGAAAAAGAAACGCGCCCGTCCGGATAAAACCGTAGATGCCCGCGAGGTCCGCGATGCAGTCCGTCGCACGATGACCGGTCTTGACGAAGGTCGAAGCCTCGCCGGCCGTGCACGTATGCGCAAGATGAAGCGCAGAGAACGCGCCGAGACCGAAGAGAGGAAGTTGCAGGAGGAGATTGCCGAGCAGTCATCGGTGATCCGCCCGACCGAGTTCGTGACCGCCAACGAACTTGCGAACCTCATGAATGTCGACGTCGGACAGATCATCTCGAAGTGTATTGCGCTTGGCCTGATGGTATCGATCAACCAGCGCCTCGACAAGGATACGATTCAGCTCGTTGCCGACGAATTCGGGTATAGTGTCGAATTCCAGGAGGAATATACCACCGACACGCTTGAGGATACTTCGGATGCAGAGGAATCGCTCAAGCCTCGCCCGCCGGTAGTGACGATCATGGGTCACGTCGATCATGGTAAAACTTCGCTC is part of the Bacteroidota bacterium genome and encodes:
- a CDS encoding ABC transporter ATP-binding protein, giving the protein MEYVLTTDSITKRFGGGAKAVPALQGISISVQPGEIYSLLGPNGAGKTTFIKCMLGIVFPTAGSGYVLGHPFGSIQAKARIGYLPESHRYPLHLTGEQVLRYFGKLSMVPRSILETRINETLSLVGMSDWRDMKVRKYSKGMMQRLGLAQALINDPDLIVLDEPTDGVDPVGRKEIRDVLIHLKQRGKTVFLNSHLLSEVEQVSDRVAILRQGKVVAEGTVDALTSKKDTYDISVTAEQYEEAIPLLHPVGGSAPDGHITIECSSIEELNAAIDALRAHGILIRDIHAKRTSLEDMFIQLIGNSDVQRAQA
- the nusA gene encoding transcription termination factor NusA, whose product is MNPQIVESFAEMVREKGIDRDILMSVIEETFAMMVRKKYGQEAKFDIVMNMDKGDIEIYLEKQVVDVVEDPTTQISAEDARLKSGEDLEAGDEYVEIIRTTKDFGRRLIITAKQNLNQKIREIEKDNLFNEYSSLVGDIIVGEVYQQRRGDLFILHERRELLLPASEQISRERWRKGDTIRALVKEVRRNSVNSTPVVILSRTDNRFLAKLMEIEVPEIFDGFITIKAIAREPGERAKVAVESNDDRIDPVGACVGMKGVRIHSIVRELANESIDVIPWAEDPAMFLARALSPAKLISVDLDEEHHTATALVSDDQVSLAIGKQGQNVRLASRLTGYQINLVKEARDEEDIELIEFRDELGLDLYTELIKARIDTAREFLDTPEEVLLKINGLTPERIVQVRGILSAELQQADQELESMAEKAGFKLTTMRADGGDADAKAE
- a CDS encoding SDR family oxidoreductase, producing MLRRHEGKVAVITGAAIGNGRAMASRLAREGAQVVVADVDDATETLNEVSAQGNVLEPYYSQTDITNPASVSALVDSIRVKFGRLDILVNNAGVYEEEPFELLTYERWANMLNVNLNGLFLMCKAALPLMKERHFGRIVNLSSNTVWLGTPYLTHYIASKMGIIGFTRALAGEVGHFGVTVNAITVGLTATQRPADSKLGKSSMLEFVLPQQAIGQTETPDDIASVVSFLASDDSAIITGQTINVDGGAARH
- a CDS encoding OmpA family protein, encoding MRYSVLISLLILGINTSFAQTTRHDDQAPKRKKINLGRLINGRYSELAPIIAPNGRYLFFTMGKEHPMNIGDDHLQDCYVSKLLPNGQWSVPKNLGFPINSSGNDAISGVSPDGRTLFIKNFAYNPTSGLCFAKIDSVGHWHINPITIEHYSNSSHLSSQCISVNGDYIIVSIEREDGFGTLDLYVCKVKDRNKNLYGEPQNLGPVINTPADEFAPFLAADGKTLYFSSRGRGGYGEADVYITKRLDDSWVNWSAPKNMGPDINTDGMDAYYSVPASGDLAYFSSMNGANQLDLYKISLLDDERPDPVMLLQGKVMNRAGDVIHALVVATDMMQNMEVASSESSEGLGEFSLILPAGRLYRLSVSAPGYLPYSMQMDETNAEQFSDTSITVLLDSIGVGSVATIEDIFFDFNMATLRPESNYSLDALAELLLRNAKWTVRIEGYTDSVGTVESNKKLSFLRAQAVSQYLINKGIKERRLSVEGFGPDDPVADNSTEEGRRKNRRVQFRIMKIESEGE